The segment TTGTCATGACTAAAATCTTTTTAAGCACCAgacgctatcaatttatttattttttacttttctgctgtcaaagcaatctggccgtctattgccgaccactggtgTAAAATAAAACCTAATAAAAGACGAGTCATGAGAATGTCTGATTGTAAACAGATGCTGATGGCCCCGCCCCCCTGGAGCTGCCAAACCAGTGGCTCTGGGACATCATTGATGAGTTCATCTACCAGGTAGAGTGcattatattctttttttaaatatttatcctAAGTTAACACGaattgtccataacaacaagaCAAACACGAGTAAGAATCCGTGATAAAACTTTgaactttggtgttttaaaaagCACTTTCCCATAATTTTCATTCTCATGTAACAGCCCACACAAAGTTTGTTTAAATGCTTATAACATGGATATGGGAATTACCCTCTCCTTTCTCCAGTTCCAGTCCTTCAGTCAGTACCGCTGTAAAACAGCCAAAAAGTCAGAGGAGGAGATTGAATTCCTGAGGAACAACCCAAAGATCTGGAACGTCCACAGCGTCCTTAACGTTCTTCACTCCCTGGTGGACAAGAGCAACATTAACCGCCAGCTTGAAATCTACACCAGTGGAGGTAAAGAAGAATGTTTTGGAAGGAGGGGAGATCATTTGAATCtagaattttttaaaattaaaggcATTGCACCTTGTTAAAAGCACAGTTTAGATTCtctgtacataatcatttgttgcttttctggGGAGAATGTAAACCTCAACATGTAGActtaaatgtattcagtttttaTACGAGGCAGCTAACATGTTATTTGTTGGCTTGTTGCAGGAGACCCAGAGAGTGTGGCCGGAGAATATGGGCGTCACTCCCTATACAAGATGTTGGGTTACTTCAGCTTGGTGGGGCTCCTGAGGCTTCACTCTCTGCTTGGCGATTATTACCAGGCCATCAAAGTCCTGGAGAACATTGAGCTCAACAAGAAGGTGAGGCCTTATTTAGAGCACCTAATGCTTGAGTACTACTAATAATGATACTTGAgtatgatgatgatgctgagtcctctgtttatttttaacagttttttcagTATTTCAAACTTGACCTGTCATCACTTGGTTTTATGCTGCATCTGCTTGTCTTTTCTTCTGTCTTGTCCGTACTTTGTATCTATTTTTGTTTCCTATCTTTCAGAGTATGTACTCCCGTGTGCCAGAGTGCCAGATCACCACCTATTATTATGTGGGTTTTGCCTACTTGATGATGAGGCGCTACCAGGATGCCATTCGAGTCTTTGCCAACATCCTGCTCTACATCCAGAGGACGAGAAACATGTTCCAGAGGTCAACTTATAAATATGAGATGGTCAGTCAGAGCAGGCTTTTTATCTTTAGTCTACCCCCCCCATATAGAACATGttcataaaattattttttgttgaaCTGTTGTTGAAACAGATATCATTTTACTTGTCTAATGTGTTTTTTagattaacaaacaaaatgagcAGATGCATGGCCTGCTGGCTATCGCTCTCACCATGTACCCAATGCGCATTGATGAGAGCATCCACACCCAGCTGAGGGAGAAGTACGGAGACAAGATGCTGCGAATGCAGAAAGGGTGAGAAAGAAACTCACTGCAGTATTTGAGGTCCAGTGTGTATCTCACTgtattgctatttttttttttattgcctttattttatttgtgtgtgtcccATTACGacctaaaatatattttttatattagcCAGACAGTCCTTTTTGATTCTTAACTGTTACGATAATGTACAAAGAAACACATGCATCTTATTACTTGAGGTTCTGAGCACTGGGCCAGCTTATAGCTCCATTAAGGTTTTGCGTAGTTAATTAATAGTAATTTAGTACTAGTAGTATTTATGCCCATCCTGCACCTATACTGGATGTCTGGTGGATGTCTGTAGTACACTATCAGTAACTGTGGCAACACACGTTCCCTTTTCCATCTCAGAGACCTGCAGGTGTTTGAGGAGCTGTTCAGCTTCGCCTGTCCCAAGTTCCTGTCTCCTGTGGTGCCAAACTATGACAACGTCCACCCCAACTACCACAAAGAGCCTTTCCAGCAGCAGTTGAAGGTTTTTGCTGAGGAGGTGCAGCAGCAGGCCCAGCTTTCCACCATTCGCAGGTAGagtatgcgtgtgtgtggcTTGGTTAAACGAGGCCCTTTGAggttttgttgaaaacagacaaGTTACATTCAGTTTTTCCCACCAAAATACATCCTGTGTGTCATGGAGGgataacacacacacggacagtGCACTTCCTTCCTCATTAAACCTTTACAGTATTTTGTATTCAGCAGTGTTTACGTCCACGTTCATTAGATTGCTGTTTTCATCTCCCCTGCCTTTGCTGTCACATTGCTGCATATCTTGGCATGTTACCACCCCTTGTTGATCAGTGGAAAAGTGTGACACCAATTAGTAGGACTGTGTATCATGTCACCCACACTCAAGCATGCATGATATAAACAAATGGGGATCCACTTGCCAAAAAACAGGTACATAGCACTACTAGAGGTCTAAAACTCCAGAGGAACCTTTAATTTATACTTTGTATGAAGTGGAATGTagacaaatacattttggatGCAATTAGGAAAAGGAAATGTATTGAATTAGTCTCCAAACTTCACAAAGTCACAATGTGTCCTTGCAGCTTCCTGAAGCTGTACACCACCATGCCAGTAGCCAAGCTAGCAGGATTCCTGGACATGACCGAGCAGGAGTTCCGTATTCAGCTGCTCGTCTTTAAGCACAAGATGAAGAACCTGGTGTGGACCAGCGGCATCTCAGCGTTGGAAGGAGAGTTCCAGTCTGCTTCTGAGGTCGACTTTTACATTGATAAGGTGTGTAGAAGTCTGTTAAATAAAAGTGATGTCTTTGCcgtcacatacagtataaatagTATGTCGCGGGGGTGGATGGATCATGGTGAATGCCTCTGCCAAAAGCGCGTTTGGTTTAAATGATACAGTAGGTTCAGATGGATATTGTTATTTATACCTGTTATTTAGAGGTATTATAGAGTCACATGTGCATACGCTGTGTATATAAAACAGTTGAGAAAGTAATGTGAGGGCTTGATATGACTCCCTGTTGCACATTGTTTTAAGCAGCTCTGTATGTTTGATGAGCTTTTTCTCTGTAACACACCCACAGGACATGATCCACATTGCAGATACTAAAGTTGCTCGTCGGTACGGAGACTTTTTCATCAGACAGATCCACAAGTTTGAGGAGGTGAGTAGTGATCCATCATGCCTCTGCCAAAGGCATAAGAATAGgaatttctatttattttaaaggaatCAGAAGAAAGTTGTTGCATTCAAcaggaaaaaaaggttttaatttTGGAGCCAGTTTGGAATTGAAAGTATTGTCACTGAtactaatatttaaaaaaacctaCAAAAAATGCTCAGCTCTTTTAGTGACCAGTTAGCCTTCTCctaaactgttaaaaaaaaaaaaaaaaaaaacttaagttGTGCCAATGACTGAAATAAAATTGCCTCCATTTGCCTACAGTTGAATAAGACACTGAAGAAGATGCCAGTCAGTGGCTCCACCACTGTGGCAGCAGCGAATGCTTCAACCAGAGTAGTCTGACCAACAGCAGTGAAGGAGACCTCCGGGACTGAGTCCTCTGTCCCCTCAGTCTCTCCAAGTTTTTTGACAAATATTATTGATGAAAACTTTTCTATGTAACCTGGTAACAATAAATGGATGGAATGGTGTGCTCAAACACTTTTTTGTCACGTGTTTACTCTtaaccactagatggcagtatttACCAAGCTGTCCTCAGGCTCAGACAGACTTTTTGAAAAACTGTATTATACACAGTAAAGGGAAATGACAGACATGCAATGTCAGTGCCCACATTACATTTGGAGGTTTGTTTCTTTTGCCAGTTTGTCTCTTAAAATTGTACCTGTGAGTACAATAGAAGTCAACCTTGCGCTAAGTCATTGTACTGTAATACCTATTGGAGGACAAATATTTAGTGTCATGAGTCATTAAGGTTTCTCAGATTTCCCATTAGTTTTTGTCCTGCTTGAGAGCATTCTGCTGCATGTGTGTAGCCGCTCTCCCACAACCAGACAGACCGAGGTCAAAGgccgttgcatatttattttattatcacaGATCATCCAACATTTCCCAGCACAGGTCTCAGGACAAGTGACAATAatgacaaagaaataaaaacatacaaaatgggaatataaaaaaatgaatcATAAAAACACACCACTCATCAGAAAACAGCATCAGTTGTCATATAAAGGAAAACCGAACATGTCACCATAGCACAACATACACATACTCCAAACATCCAAAATTATTACCCTACCTATTTTGGTAAGCCAGCATTTTTCTTCAAAAATATCTTAATTccatcacatttttttattttataaaataaaaaaataaagcaa is part of the Micropterus dolomieu isolate WLL.071019.BEF.003 ecotype Adirondacks linkage group LG15, ASM2129224v1, whole genome shotgun sequence genome and harbors:
- the LOC123984021 gene encoding eukaryotic translation initiation factor 3 subunit L isoform X1, with translation MSFPAEEEYDPYTYPNDFDLHTGDPKADLAYERQYEQQTYHVIPEVIKNFLQYFHKTISDLIDQKVYELQSNRVSSESIEQKIYEIQDVYENSWNKLTDRFFKNSPWPEAEAIASLVGNDAVFLILYKELYYRHIYAKVSGGPTLDQRFESYYNYCNLFNYILNADGPAPLELPNQWLWDIIDEFIYQFQSFSQYRCKTAKKSEEEIEFLRNNPKIWNVHSVLNVLHSLVDKSNINRQLEIYTSGGDPESVAGEYGRHSLYKMLGYFSLVGLLRLHSLLGDYYQAIKVLENIELNKKSMYSRVPECQITTYYYVGFAYLMMRRYQDAIRVFANILLYIQRTRNMFQRSTYKYEMINKQNEQMHGLLAIALTMYPMRIDESIHTQLREKYGDKMLRMQKGDLQVFEELFSFACPKFLSPVVPNYDNVHPNYHKEPFQQQLKVFAEEVQQQAQLSTIRSFLKLYTTMPVAKLAGFLDMTEQEFRIQLLVFKHKMKNLVWTSGISALEGEFQSASEVDFYIDKDMIHIADTKVARRYGDFFIRQIHKFEELNKTLKKMPVSGSTTVAAANASTRVV
- the LOC123984021 gene encoding eukaryotic translation initiation factor 3 subunit L isoform X2, with amino-acid sequence MSCSPTVCPARALSRRSMRSKMSMRTDAVFLILYKELYYRHIYAKVSGGPTLDQRFESYYNYCNLFNYILNADGPAPLELPNQWLWDIIDEFIYQFQSFSQYRCKTAKKSEEEIEFLRNNPKIWNVHSVLNVLHSLVDKSNINRQLEIYTSGGDPESVAGEYGRHSLYKMLGYFSLVGLLRLHSLLGDYYQAIKVLENIELNKKSMYSRVPECQITTYYYVGFAYLMMRRYQDAIRVFANILLYIQRTRNMFQRSTYKYEMINKQNEQMHGLLAIALTMYPMRIDESIHTQLREKYGDKMLRMQKGDLQVFEELFSFACPKFLSPVVPNYDNVHPNYHKEPFQQQLKVFAEEVQQQAQLSTIRSFLKLYTTMPVAKLAGFLDMTEQEFRIQLLVFKHKMKNLVWTSGISALEGEFQSASEVDFYIDKDMIHIADTKVARRYGDFFIRQIHKFEELNKTLKKMPVSGSTTVAAANASTRVV